A genomic region of Xanthomonas campestris pv. phormiicola contains the following coding sequences:
- a CDS encoding DUF2974 domain-containing protein: MSQNDLSDSAASAPFAEAVRGQQPQPVDTQLPALLQDLYTTAAQRRAGGAESFAALPDGWTRLDDGAVQRAGIDPGMLHDAKSGFDAAFYRNDQGNVVLAFCGTDEGKDWKHNIGQGLGFADAQYASAIQLGSQARQAFGQDLMISGHSLGGGLAAASAMVNDVPAVTYNAAGVNDRTLEREGLDASAAKDYAADGLIRGYHVKNELLTHLQEDSIPLKWAMPDAAGHQIQLPDPDPLSFGQRLVPGMMLKHRLDLHGIDSVIKAQELDAQSHAQPQERSMSTGSRLFNDAVVQLDGQRERLGLRDDAAFLNTAASVAAQAGHDGLKRIDQLVPSRDGDRLFAVQGRADDPAHLRSQVQTAAAANEPAQANVGQLQQQNLQATLPQQEEQQRRVALQP, from the coding sequence ATGAGCCAGAACGACCTTTCCGATAGCGCCGCGTCCGCCCCGTTCGCCGAGGCCGTGCGCGGCCAGCAGCCGCAGCCGGTGGACACGCAACTTCCTGCCCTGCTGCAGGATCTGTACACCACCGCCGCCCAGCGCCGCGCCGGCGGCGCGGAAAGCTTCGCTGCGCTGCCCGACGGCTGGACCCGCCTGGACGACGGCGCGGTGCAGCGCGCCGGCATCGATCCGGGCATGCTGCACGATGCCAAGAGCGGCTTCGATGCCGCGTTCTACCGCAACGACCAGGGCAACGTGGTGCTGGCGTTCTGCGGCACCGACGAAGGCAAGGACTGGAAGCACAACATCGGCCAGGGCCTGGGCTTCGCCGACGCGCAGTACGCCTCGGCGATCCAGCTCGGCAGCCAGGCCAGGCAGGCGTTCGGCCAGGACCTGATGATCTCCGGGCATTCGCTCGGCGGCGGTTTGGCCGCGGCCTCGGCGATGGTCAACGACGTGCCGGCGGTCACCTACAACGCCGCCGGGGTCAACGACCGCACCCTGGAGCGCGAAGGCCTGGACGCGTCCGCGGCCAAGGACTACGCCGCCGATGGATTGATCCGCGGCTACCACGTCAAGAACGAACTGCTGACCCACCTGCAGGAAGACAGCATCCCGCTGAAATGGGCGATGCCCGACGCCGCCGGCCACCAGATCCAGTTGCCGGACCCGGATCCGCTGTCGTTCGGCCAGCGCCTGGTGCCGGGGATGATGCTCAAGCATCGGCTGGACCTGCACGGCATCGACTCGGTGATCAAGGCGCAGGAACTGGACGCGCAGAGCCACGCGCAGCCCCAGGAACGCAGCATGTCCACCGGCAGCCGCCTGTTCAACGATGCGGTGGTGCAGTTGGACGGGCAGCGCGAGCGTCTGGGTTTGCGCGACGATGCGGCGTTCCTCAACACCGCCGCCAGCGTCGCCGCGCAGGCCGGCCACGATGGCCTGAAACGGATCGACCAACTGGTCCCCAGCCGCGACGGCGACCGCCTGTTCGCGGTGCAGGGCCGCGCCGACGACCCGGCGCACCTGCGCAGCCAGGTGCAGACCGCGGCGGCGGCCAACGAACCGGCGCAGGCCAACGTCGGCCAGTTGCAGCAGCAGAACCTGCAGGCGACCCTGCCGCAGCAGGAAGAGCAGCAGCGGCGCGTGGCGCTGCAGCCGTAG
- a CDS encoding DUF819 family protein: MIHNDIVIFGLIAATLGAVFWTAARPRGFWKRFYGVVPALLLCYLIPGIYNTVGLIDGQHNRLYDPVARDVLLPAALVLLTLTIDLKGILRLGPKLVAMYLGASFSIMLGAVVAFQLMKWLHPATVAGDTWAGMAALAGSWIGGGANMLAMREVFDVDATTFGQFAVVDVGVGYVWMALLIFLAPRAAAIDARSGADTSGIDDLKQRIAQFQAQHERVASLTDLMLIVGLAFGAVGLAHAIAAPTAAWFDAHVGWARQFSLGSPFVWVVVLSTTLGLLLSFTRARTLEGAGASRIGSLLLYFLIACIGMQMDLLALFDRPWIFLLGLIWLCVHVVLLLALGKLLRVPFFYFAIGSQSNVGGPASAPVVAAAFHPALAPVGVLLGTMGYATGTYLAYLVGITLRAMAGAG, from the coding sequence ATGATCCACAACGACATCGTCATCTTCGGCCTGATCGCCGCCACGCTCGGCGCGGTGTTCTGGACCGCGGCGCGGCCGCGCGGGTTCTGGAAGCGCTTCTATGGCGTGGTGCCGGCGCTGCTGCTGTGCTACCTGATTCCCGGCATCTACAACACCGTCGGCCTGATCGACGGGCAGCACAACCGCCTCTACGACCCGGTCGCGCGCGACGTGCTGCTGCCGGCGGCGCTGGTGCTGCTGACCCTCACCATCGACCTGAAGGGCATCCTGCGCCTGGGCCCGAAGCTGGTGGCGATGTACCTGGGTGCCTCCTTCAGCATCATGCTCGGCGCGGTGGTCGCGTTCCAGCTGATGAAGTGGCTGCACCCGGCCACGGTGGCCGGCGATACCTGGGCCGGCATGGCCGCGCTGGCCGGCAGCTGGATCGGCGGCGGCGCCAACATGCTGGCGATGCGCGAGGTGTTCGACGTCGATGCCACCACCTTCGGCCAGTTCGCGGTGGTCGATGTCGGCGTCGGCTACGTGTGGATGGCGCTGCTGATCTTCCTTGCCCCGCGCGCGGCGGCGATCGACGCACGCAGCGGCGCCGACACCAGCGGCATCGACGATCTCAAGCAGCGCATCGCGCAGTTCCAGGCCCAGCACGAGCGCGTCGCCAGCCTGACCGACCTGATGCTGATCGTCGGCCTCGCCTTCGGCGCGGTCGGCCTGGCGCATGCGATCGCGGCGCCGACCGCGGCGTGGTTCGACGCCCACGTCGGCTGGGCCAGGCAGTTCAGCCTCGGCTCGCCGTTCGTGTGGGTGGTGGTGCTGTCCACCACCCTCGGCCTGCTGCTGAGTTTCACCCGCGCACGCACCCTGGAAGGCGCCGGCGCCTCGCGCATCGGCTCGCTGCTGCTGTATTTCCTGATCGCCTGCATCGGCATGCAGATGGACCTGCTGGCGCTGTTCGACCGCCCGTGGATCTTCCTGCTCGGGCTGATCTGGCTGTGCGTGCACGTCGTGCTGCTGCTGGCGCTGGGCAAGCTGCTGCGGGTGCCGTTCTTCTATTTCGCGATCGGCTCGCAGAGCAACGTCGGCGGCCCGGCCTCGGCGCCGGTGGTGGCGGCCGCGTTCCATCCGGCGCTGGCGCCGGTCGGCGTGCTGCTGGGCACGATGGGCTACGCCACCGGCACCTACCTGGCGTATCTGGTCGGGATCACCTTGCGCGCGATGGCGGGCGCGGGCTGA
- a CDS encoding ankyrin repeat domain-containing protein, producing the protein MRKQFPVLIALATSMSISVSCAAPPGAKEHSAMSATLQDHSVAFRDPHLADIAAAVARGDAARIAALAPGVDLSAHGDQNVTLLEYAIWNEQPRALSALLDAGANPAEPGMDQETVVHMAAMAKDPHYLKILLQHGAPVDPVSARGNWTPLFRALQSKRDAQIQLLLQAGADPHRVDASGNSLLHLAAQSSAGNPWVLKLLQAGVDPGLRNAQQKTFQAYFFTTPERLLNSAAQQTRAAVRDWLSAHDIPLEATR; encoded by the coding sequence ATGCGCAAGCAGTTCCCCGTCCTGATCGCGCTTGCGACCTCGATGTCCATCTCGGTCTCATGCGCCGCCCCGCCCGGCGCCAAGGAGCACTCTGCCATGTCAGCCACGCTGCAGGATCACTCGGTCGCGTTCCGCGATCCCCACCTCGCCGACATCGCCGCCGCCGTCGCGCGCGGCGACGCGGCGCGCATCGCCGCACTGGCGCCCGGCGTGGATCTGTCCGCGCACGGCGACCAGAACGTCACCCTGCTCGAATACGCGATCTGGAACGAACAGCCGCGCGCGCTCAGTGCCTTGCTGGACGCTGGCGCGAATCCGGCCGAACCGGGCATGGACCAGGAAACCGTGGTGCACATGGCCGCGATGGCCAAGGACCCGCACTACCTGAAGATCCTGCTGCAGCATGGCGCGCCGGTGGATCCGGTCAGCGCGCGCGGCAACTGGACGCCGCTGTTCCGCGCGTTGCAGAGCAAGCGCGACGCGCAGATCCAGCTGCTGCTGCAGGCCGGCGCCGATCCGCACCGGGTCGATGCCAGCGGCAATTCGCTGCTGCACCTGGCCGCGCAGAGCAGCGCCGGCAACCCGTGGGTGCTGAAACTGCTGCAGGCCGGGGTCGATCCGGGCCTGCGCAATGCGCAACAGAAGACCTTCCAGGCGTATTTCTTCACCACGCCTGAGCGCCTGCTCAACAGCGCCGCGCAGCAGACCCGCGCCGCGGTACGCGACTGGTTGAGCGCCCACGACATCCCCCTGGAAGCGACCCGCTGA
- a CDS encoding SHOCT domain-containing protein gives MFDFSIWHFVIMLVLLALPVLVFVAVWLAMRADRRAQASRRAAAPPPLPPAASVEMRLRALEALRAQGLVDQAEYERRRQQILADL, from the coding sequence ATGTTCGATTTCAGTATCTGGCACTTCGTGATCATGTTGGTCCTGCTGGCGCTGCCGGTGCTGGTGTTCGTGGCCGTGTGGCTGGCGATGCGCGCCGACCGGCGTGCGCAAGCGTCGCGTCGCGCCGCTGCGCCGCCACCGCTGCCGCCTGCGGCATCGGTAGAGATGCGGCTGCGCGCGCTCGAGGCGTTGCGCGCGCAGGGCCTGGTCGACCAGGCGGAATACGAGCGCCGGCGCCAGCAGATCCTCGCCGATCTGTGA
- a CDS encoding carbon starvation protein A — protein sequence MKGFSKLAWAALAVLAAFCLGTIALRRGEHINALWIVVAAVSIYLIAYRFYSLFIATKVMQLDPTRATPAVLNNDGLDYVPTNKHVLFGHHFAAIAGAGPLVGPVLAAQMGYLPGLLWLVVGVVFAGAVQDFVVLFLSSRRNGRSLGDLVREEMGQVPGTIALFGAFLIMIIILAVLAMVVVKALAESPWGMFTVIATMPIAIMMGVYMRYIRPGKIGEISVVGLILLLAAIWFGGKVAADPTWGPAFTFTDVQITWMLIGYGFVASVLPVWLLLAPRDYLSTFLKIGTIIALAIGILVVMPDLKMPALTQYAHNGMGPVWTGGIFPFLFITIACGAVSGFHALIASGTTPKLLASEGHMRYIGYGGMLMESFVAVMALVAASIIEPGVYFAMNAPASMVGSDIVAVAAKVSEWGFAITPDVLEATARDIGETTILARAGGAPTLAVGIAQILHQLLPGEDMMAFWYHFAILFEALFILTAVDAGTRAGRFMLQDLLGNFVPALKRTESWGANIVATGGCVALWGYLLYTGVKDPYGGIRTLWPLFGISNQMLAGIALMLGTVVLFKMKRDRYAWVTLVPALWLLICTTYAGLIKIFDPNPAQGFLAQAHKFQDAIASGTVTAPAKTVAQMQQIVTNAYVNTGLTALFLFVVFSILIYAVRTILAARRDPQRSDKETAYVALQPHQMADL from the coding sequence ATGAAAGGGTTTTCCAAACTGGCCTGGGCCGCGCTCGCGGTGCTGGCGGCGTTCTGCCTGGGCACCATCGCCCTGCGCCGCGGCGAACACATCAACGCGCTGTGGATCGTGGTCGCCGCGGTCTCGATCTACCTGATCGCCTATCGCTTCTACAGCCTGTTCATCGCCACCAAGGTGATGCAGCTGGACCCGACCCGGGCCACCCCGGCGGTGCTCAACAACGACGGCCTGGACTACGTGCCGACCAACAAGCACGTGCTGTTCGGCCACCACTTCGCCGCCATCGCCGGCGCCGGGCCGCTGGTCGGCCCGGTGCTCGCCGCGCAGATGGGCTACCTGCCCGGGCTGCTGTGGCTGGTGGTCGGCGTGGTGTTCGCCGGCGCGGTGCAGGACTTCGTGGTGCTGTTCCTGTCCAGCCGCCGCAACGGCCGCTCGCTCGGCGACCTGGTGCGCGAGGAGATGGGCCAGGTGCCCGGCACCATCGCCCTGTTCGGCGCGTTCCTGATCATGATCATCATCCTGGCGGTGCTGGCGATGGTGGTGGTCAAGGCGCTGGCGGAGAGTCCGTGGGGCATGTTCACGGTGATCGCGACGATGCCGATCGCGATCATGATGGGCGTGTACATGCGCTACATCCGCCCCGGCAAGATCGGCGAGATCTCGGTGGTGGGGCTGATCCTGCTGCTGGCCGCGATCTGGTTCGGCGGCAAGGTCGCCGCCGATCCGACCTGGGGCCCGGCCTTCACCTTCACCGACGTGCAGATCACCTGGATGCTGATCGGCTACGGCTTCGTCGCCTCGGTGCTGCCGGTGTGGCTGCTGCTGGCGCCGCGCGACTACCTGTCCACCTTCCTCAAGATCGGCACCATCATCGCCCTGGCCATCGGCATCCTGGTGGTCATGCCCGACCTGAAGATGCCGGCGCTGACCCAGTACGCGCACAACGGCATGGGCCCGGTGTGGACCGGCGGCATCTTCCCGTTCCTGTTCATCACCATCGCCTGCGGCGCGGTGTCCGGCTTCCATGCGCTGATCGCCTCCGGCACCACCCCCAAGCTGCTCGCCAGCGAAGGCCACATGCGCTACATCGGCTACGGCGGCATGCTGATGGAATCGTTCGTCGCGGTGATGGCGCTGGTCGCCGCCTCGATCATCGAGCCGGGCGTGTATTTCGCGATGAACGCGCCGGCCTCGATGGTGGGCAGCGATATCGTCGCGGTCGCGGCCAAGGTCAGCGAATGGGGCTTCGCCATCACCCCCGACGTGCTCGAAGCCACCGCCCGCGACATCGGCGAGACCACCATCCTGGCCCGCGCCGGCGGCGCGCCGACCCTGGCGGTGGGCATCGCGCAGATCCTGCACCAGCTGTTGCCGGGCGAGGACATGATGGCGTTCTGGTACCACTTCGCGATCCTGTTCGAGGCGCTGTTCATCCTCACCGCGGTCGATGCCGGCACCCGCGCCGGGCGCTTCATGCTGCAGGACCTGCTCGGCAACTTCGTGCCGGCGCTGAAGCGGACCGAATCGTGGGGCGCCAACATCGTCGCCACCGGCGGCTGCGTGGCGCTGTGGGGTTACCTGCTCTATACCGGGGTCAAGGATCCGTACGGCGGCATCCGCACGCTGTGGCCGCTGTTCGGCATCTCCAACCAGATGCTCGCCGGCATCGCGCTGATGCTGGGCACGGTGGTGCTGTTCAAGATGAAGCGCGACCGCTACGCCTGGGTCACCCTCGTGCCGGCGCTGTGGCTGCTGATCTGCACCACCTACGCCGGGCTGATCAAGATCTTCGACCCCAACCCGGCGCAGGGCTTCCTGGCGCAGGCGCACAAGTTCCAGGACGCGATCGCCAGCGGCACCGTCACCGCGCCGGCCAAGACGGTGGCGCAGATGCAGCAGATCGTCACCAACGCCTACGTCAACACCGGGCTGACCGCGCTGTTCCTGTTCGTGGTGTTCTCGATCCTGATCTACGCGGTCAGGACCATCCTCGCCGCGCGCCGCGACCCGCAGCGCAGCGACAAGGAAACCGCGTACGTGGCGCTGCAGCCGCACCAGATGGCGGACCTGTGA
- the nfi gene encoding deoxyribonuclease V (cleaves DNA at apurinic or apyrimidinic sites), with product MDTSSHKVFGDWDGSIVQARALQATLAKQVRLHDEVPDPPRWLAGFDVGFEDEGRITRAAAVLLDADTLQPQQAEIARVPTSMPYVPGLLSFRELPALLAALALLRQRPDLVFVDGQGIAHPRRLGIAAHFGVVTGLPSIGVAKSLLAGRFEEPGPQAGDRSPIVHRGETIGWALRSKPRCNPLIVSPGHRVAVDSALHWTQRCLRGYRLPEPTRLADRLASRRGEVAVPSGAGDRLF from the coding sequence ATGGATACTTCTTCGCACAAGGTCTTCGGCGACTGGGACGGCAGCATCGTGCAGGCGCGGGCGTTGCAGGCCACGCTGGCCAAGCAGGTGCGGCTGCACGACGAAGTGCCGGACCCGCCGCGCTGGCTAGCCGGGTTCGACGTCGGCTTCGAGGACGAAGGCCGCATCACCCGCGCCGCCGCGGTGCTGCTCGACGCCGACACGCTGCAACCGCAGCAGGCCGAAATCGCCCGTGTGCCGACCTCGATGCCCTACGTGCCGGGACTGCTGAGCTTTCGCGAACTGCCGGCGCTGCTGGCCGCGCTGGCCCTGCTGCGGCAGCGTCCGGACCTGGTGTTCGTCGACGGCCAGGGCATCGCCCATCCACGCCGGCTCGGCATCGCCGCGCACTTCGGCGTGGTCACCGGCCTGCCCAGCATCGGCGTGGCGAAAAGCCTGCTGGCCGGACGCTTCGAGGAACCCGGGCCGCAGGCCGGCGACCGCAGCCCCATCGTGCACCGCGGCGAGACCATCGGCTGGGCGCTGCGCAGCAAGCCGCGCTGCAATCCGTTGATCGTCTCGCCCGGCCACCGCGTCGCGGTGGACAGCGCGCTGCACTGGACCCAGCGCTGCCTGCGCGGCTACCGGCTGCCCGAACCGACCCGCCTGGCCGACCGGCTGGCCTCGCGCCGCGGCGAGGTGGCGGTGCCGAGCGGCGCTGGCGATCGCTTGTTCTGA
- a CDS encoding HAD-IA family hydrolase, whose protein sequence is MTATPFDLLISDCDGVLVDSEVLADRVMFDALGAYVPRAELEAYLAGSFGQTAHEIVERVQRHFAVTLPAGLFEEIRQRSEALIAAEVQPIDGVREALLALPLPLAVASNSQRHSVVASVARAGLSERVNGNLFSADMVARPKPAPDVYLLAARTLGVAPPRCLVIEDSATGASAALAAGMTVIGFTGAAHIPPGHAETLRHLGVAAVMEHMRQLPQVYAELVRAAAA, encoded by the coding sequence ATGACGGCCACACCCTTCGACCTGTTGATCAGCGACTGCGACGGGGTGCTCGTCGACAGCGAAGTGCTGGCCGACCGGGTCATGTTCGATGCGCTGGGCGCCTATGTGCCGCGAGCCGAGCTGGAGGCCTACCTTGCCGGCAGCTTCGGCCAGACCGCGCACGAGATCGTGGAGCGGGTGCAACGGCATTTCGCGGTGACCCTGCCGGCGGGCCTGTTCGAGGAAATCCGGCAGCGTTCGGAAGCGTTGATCGCCGCCGAAGTGCAGCCGATCGACGGCGTGCGCGAGGCCTTGCTGGCGCTGCCGCTGCCGCTGGCGGTCGCCTCCAACAGCCAGCGTCACAGCGTGGTGGCGTCGGTGGCGCGTGCCGGGCTGAGCGAGCGGGTGAACGGCAACCTCTTCAGCGCCGACATGGTGGCGCGGCCGAAGCCGGCGCCGGACGTCTACCTGCTGGCCGCGCGCACCCTGGGCGTGGCGCCGCCGCGCTGCCTGGTGATCGAGGACAGCGCCACCGGCGCCAGCGCGGCGCTGGCCGCGGGCATGACCGTGATCGGGTTCACCGGCGCGGCGCATATCCCGCCGGGGCATGCCGAAACGCTGCGTCACCTCGGCGTGGCGGCGGTGATGGAGCACATGCGGCAGTTGCCGCAGGTCTACGCCGAACTGGTGCGCGCGGCGGCGGCGTAG
- a CDS encoding YbdD/YjiX family protein, translating into MRNDLVPVGQYQAHRRLWRRLVQTARLCCGIPDYDNYVRHVLEKHPDRQPMDYKTFFRERQEARYGGKSGFRCC; encoded by the coding sequence ATGCGCAACGACCTGGTTCCGGTCGGGCAGTACCAGGCGCACCGCCGGCTGTGGCGGCGCCTGGTGCAGACCGCGCGGCTGTGCTGCGGCATTCCCGACTACGACAACTACGTGCGGCACGTGCTGGAGAAACATCCCGACCGGCAACCGATGGACTACAAGACCTTCTTCCGCGAGCGCCAGGAAGCGCGCTATGGCGGCAAGAGCGGGTTTCGGTGCTGTTGA
- a CDS encoding pirin family protein, whose amino-acid sequence MTDTTTAVPAHIARTIRGRATADGDGVRLTRVIGGGELPELDPFLLLDEFGTDRAEDYIGGFPSHPHRGFETVTYMLDGRMRHKDNHGNEGLLTPGSVQWMTAGRGLVHSEMPEQESGRMRGFQLWVNLPARDKMTAPRYQEFAPERIPLAQPAPGVTVKVIAGQLGDVHGPIAQPATDPLYLDIALAAGARWDYLLPAGHTAFAYAYEGAATLGEGETARELPAQTLAVLGGGDLLQLRAGAAGARLILVAGRPLREPVARHGPFVMNTREELMQAFVDFQEGRF is encoded by the coding sequence ATGACCGACACCACGACCGCCGTCCCCGCGCACATCGCGCGCACGATCCGTGGCCGCGCCACCGCCGACGGCGACGGGGTCAGGCTGACCCGCGTCATCGGCGGCGGCGAACTGCCCGAGCTGGACCCGTTCCTGCTGCTCGACGAATTCGGCACCGACCGCGCCGAGGACTACATCGGCGGTTTTCCCAGCCATCCGCACCGCGGCTTCGAGACCGTCACCTACATGCTCGACGGGCGCATGCGGCACAAGGACAACCACGGCAACGAAGGCCTGCTGACCCCGGGCAGCGTGCAGTGGATGACCGCCGGCCGCGGCCTGGTGCATTCGGAGATGCCGGAGCAGGAGTCCGGGCGCATGCGCGGCTTCCAGCTGTGGGTGAACCTGCCGGCGCGCGACAAGATGACCGCGCCGCGCTACCAGGAGTTCGCGCCCGAGCGCATCCCGCTGGCGCAGCCGGCGCCGGGAGTGACGGTCAAGGTGATCGCCGGCCAGCTCGGCGACGTGCACGGGCCGATCGCGCAGCCGGCCACCGATCCGCTGTATCTGGACATCGCGCTCGCTGCCGGCGCGCGCTGGGACTACCTGTTGCCGGCCGGGCACACTGCATTCGCCTACGCCTACGAGGGCGCCGCGACGCTGGGCGAGGGCGAGACCGCGCGCGAGCTGCCGGCGCAGACCCTGGCCGTGCTCGGCGGCGGCGACCTGCTGCAGCTGCGGGCGGGAGCGGCGGGCGCGCGGCTGATCCTGGTCGCCGGCCGGCCGCTGCGCGAGCCGGTGGCGCGGCACGGGCCGTTCGTGATGAACACGCGCGAAGAGCTGATGCAGGCCTTCGTGGATTTCCAGGAGGGGCGGTTCTAG
- the gpmA gene encoding 2,3-diphosphoglycerate-dependent phosphoglycerate mutase, giving the protein MTRKLVLLRHGQSQWNLDNRFTGWVDVDLTEQGRQEAAAAGRLLREEGLQFDVAHTSVLKRAIHTLQGALKELDQDWLPVHKSWRLNERHYGGLQGLDKAETAARHGEEQVKIWRRSYDIPPPPMEADDPGHPLHDRRYATLDRNALPATESLATTLERVLPYWHDAIAPQLKAGQTVLVTAHGNSLRALYKYLNGVSREEILELNIPTGIPLLFELDDELKVQSYRYLGDPEAAKKAAEAVANQGKAK; this is encoded by the coding sequence GTGACCCGCAAACTCGTACTGTTGCGCCATGGCCAGAGCCAGTGGAACCTGGATAACCGCTTCACCGGCTGGGTGGACGTGGATCTCACCGAGCAAGGCCGCCAGGAAGCCGCCGCCGCCGGTCGCCTGCTGCGCGAGGAGGGGCTGCAGTTCGACGTGGCGCACACCTCGGTGCTCAAGCGCGCCATCCACACCCTGCAGGGCGCGCTGAAGGAACTGGACCAGGACTGGCTGCCGGTGCACAAGAGCTGGCGCCTCAACGAACGCCACTACGGCGGCCTGCAGGGCCTGGACAAGGCCGAGACCGCGGCCAGGCACGGCGAGGAGCAGGTCAAGATCTGGCGCCGTTCCTACGACATCCCGCCGCCGCCGATGGAGGCCGACGATCCGGGCCATCCGCTGCACGACCGCCGCTACGCCACGCTCGACCGCAACGCGTTGCCGGCCACCGAGTCGCTGGCGACCACGCTCGAGCGCGTGCTGCCGTACTGGCACGACGCGATCGCGCCGCAGCTGAAGGCCGGACAGACCGTGCTGGTCACCGCGCACGGCAACTCGTTGCGCGCGCTGTATAAGTATTTGAACGGCGTCTCGCGCGAAGAAATCCTGGAACTCAACATCCCCACCGGCATTCCGTTGCTGTTCGAGCTGGACGACGAGTTGAAGGTGCAGTCCTACCGCTATCTCGGCGATCCGGAAGCGGCGAAGAAGGCGGCCGAGGCGGTGGCCAACCAGGGCAAGGCGAAGTAA
- a CDS encoding pirin family protein: MPTLIAPRVHDIGGFEVRRAVPSLQARSVGPFVFIDHMGPALFEPGRGVDVRPHPHIGLATVTFLWSGEIGHRDTLGSDQVIRAGDVNWMTAGRGIAHSERTPSSLRAQPHPLHGMQTWVALPKSAEETAPAFYHHAAASLPQQRRDGVWLRVIAGRAYGEESPVKVFADTLNVALDLDADAEIDLDTGHVQRSLYVLEGEAQLDGVDIPARYLVLPEPGARGRLRAKTPLKAMLMGGEPLDGPRHLWWNFVSSSTERIEQAKQDWRDGRFGLIPGDDQEFIPLPEPGK, from the coding sequence ATGCCCACCCTGATCGCTCCCCGCGTCCACGACATCGGCGGCTTCGAAGTGCGCCGCGCGGTGCCCAGCCTGCAGGCGCGCAGCGTCGGCCCGTTCGTGTTCATCGACCACATGGGCCCGGCGCTCTTCGAACCCGGCCGCGGCGTGGACGTGCGCCCGCATCCGCACATCGGCCTGGCCACGGTGACCTTCCTGTGGTCCGGCGAGATCGGCCACCGCGACACGCTCGGCTCGGACCAGGTGATCCGCGCCGGCGACGTCAACTGGATGACCGCCGGCCGCGGCATCGCCCATTCCGAACGCACGCCTTCCTCGCTGCGCGCGCAGCCGCATCCGCTGCACGGCATGCAGACCTGGGTGGCGCTGCCGAAATCGGCCGAGGAAACCGCGCCGGCGTTCTACCACCACGCCGCCGCCAGCCTGCCGCAGCAGCGCCGCGACGGGGTGTGGCTGCGGGTGATCGCCGGCCGCGCCTACGGCGAGGAATCGCCGGTCAAGGTGTTCGCCGACACGCTGAACGTGGCGCTGGACCTGGACGCGGATGCGGAGATCGACCTGGACACCGGCCACGTGCAGCGCTCGCTGTACGTGCTGGAAGGCGAGGCGCAGCTGGACGGCGTGGACATCCCCGCGCGCTACCTGGTGTTGCCCGAACCCGGCGCGCGCGGCCGCCTGCGCGCCAAGACCCCGCTGAAGGCGATGCTGATGGGCGGCGAGCCGCTGGACGGGCCGCGCCACCTGTGGTGGAACTTCGTGTCCAGCTCCACCGAGCGCATCGAGCAGGCCAAGCAGGACTGGCGCGACGGCCGCTTCGGGCTGATTCCCGGCGACGACCAGGAATTCATCCCGCTGCCCGAGCCGGGCAAGTAA